Proteins from a genomic interval of Liolophura sinensis isolate JHLJ2023 chromosome 3, CUHK_Ljap_v2, whole genome shotgun sequence:
- the LOC135464228 gene encoding uncharacterized protein LOC135464228 → MVLSNVLFLVFVFGGAWAFRKEEWLAELQDIFNRYGADVEKHEFNATSEFYTETAVVLPPDLHAIHGREEFPSYIGQHGESGDILTVIDILEYTQEFAVAWAELKELYDDGRILKGKYVCLLKKVDGKALVEMEIWNYNS, encoded by the exons ATGGTGCTCTCCAACGTgctctttcttgtttttgtcttcGGAGGCGCGTGGGCCTTCAGGAAAGAAG AATGGCTCGCGGAACTACAGGACATCTTCAACCGTTATGGAGCTGACGTAGAGAAGCACGAGTTTAACGCCACGTCGGAGTTTTACACAGAAACGGCTGTCGTCCTCCCTCCAGATCTACACGCTATTCACGGCAGGGAAG aATTCCCGAGTTACATAGGCCAGCATGGTGAGTCGGGGGACATTTTGACAGTGATTGACATACTGGAATACACCCAGGAATTTGCGGTAGCTTGGGCTGAACTCAAAGAGCTGTACGACGATGGACGTATTCTAAAGGGAAA GTACGTGTGCTTGCTAAAGAAAGTTGATGGAAAAGCTCTCGTTGAGATGGAGATCTGGAATTACAATTCCTGA